Within the Pseudomonadota bacterium genome, the region ATAAATTCCTGAAATATTACGGGAAAGAAAAGCGTGAGATACCAAGGGCGTCCCTCTTGGAAACGAGAGTAATAGTGATGGAAGTAAAGAAGATGACAGCAAAAAGAGAATTGGAACCACATCAAAATGAGTTTTATGAATGGGAAAAGTAGTGCATAACAATCGGCTGCAGCGGATAGTGGCAAAAGGCGGCCACTCCCTCTGAGCCTTATGTTATATCAATACTGATCGAAACTTTTATGGGCTTGCGTTTTATAGTCCATTGGCGTATGATAGATTATGGTCATTATTGAAACCACGATATTCACAGAACGTATGCAAGAACTGATGACTGACGAAGAGTATCGATTGCTCCAACTTCACTTGGTTAACAAACCCGATGCGGGGAAGATCATGCCGGGAAGCGGTGGGCTCAGAAAGTTACGGTGGTCTGCCGGTGGTCACGGAAAAAGAGGAGGCATTAGAGTCATCTAATATTAGTTGTTGCCTCGGGATGCTATTCTTCTTCTCTACGCCTATCCGAAGAGTGAACAAGATGACCTCACTGCGGAACAGCTACGGCAAATCAAAAAGTTAGTAGAAAAGGAGTATTTATGAAGAAGGAGCTATTTGAAGAACTGGTTGAGAGCGTCAAACAGGGCGGTGTGATTCTCAAAAGCACAATAGAGGCTTCCCGGAGCACCGAGATTCCCGACTCCGAAGTGCGGAGTATACGGGAACGTTATGGTCTATCTCAAGACAAGTTTGCTTCTCTCCTCGGGATAAGCGTTGCTACTCTGCGCAACTGGGAACAAGGTCGTCGGAGGCCGGAAGGACCTGCCCGTGTATTGTTGAGGGTTGCTGCCGAACATCCAGAAGTCATATTGAGGAGTGCAAAGCACGAGAAAGTGACAAAACTGGCATAATAAGCTGCTGGAGCCAATCTACGGTACTGCAAAGGAGCTGCTATCAAACCAAAAGCGGGATACTGCATAAATTGCGACAACAGGCATGGCTGCAAGTCAAAAGATCCTCCATGCATTGCTGAGATGGTAGAAAACAACGTTACAAACATGTCAGGCAAACAATATCTGATTGAACAGAATAAAGCGGACAGGTGCAGGGATTGCTCATTTTTTCGCTCATGCTGGAACATAGAAGACTATAACCGCATTGATTTGTCGTAAGCCTTTGTATATAATAATAAAACAATTCAGGGGACGGTTCGGTTATGATAGAAAATGCCTATGTATGCTACGCTGATGTGCTTGGCTTCACCTCCAGGTTTATTTCCGGAGATCTGTCAAGCAAATATGACAAATTAATACAAATGGTTAATGATATCGAAGATCCGAGCATAACCGTTTTTCTTATGTCCGACAGCATCATAATCGTATCGTTAGAGTTTGAAAAATTCCGGGACACTGTAAAAGAGTTTTACACATGGGGGATACTCAACGATTTCTGGCTCAGAGGCGCCATCACAAAGGGGGATGTCACAAGGTACCATGAACGGGCCATGACCGAACAAAACCGGTTTATTCTTCCTTTCCTCGGCGATGGATATCTGAGGGCATATGCGATTGAAACAACAATGAACATATCCGGCATTGCAATAGATCAAAAATTCTTTGATTCGGACAATGCGAACCCGGGATTCATGAAGGGTGTTGATTATATCGAGCACGAAGAATACCTGCCAAAAGCGGGTTATGAAGGGAAAAAGAAGCTCCTCCTGCCCAAAGAACATTCCCTGCGTCAGGTTGTAGATACGATGTACTTTGAAGAAATGCTCGGATCCCACGTTGAAGATGTGGATAAGTACATCAACACCTTCTGTTTTTACATACGGCACCTTGTGGAACGCGTCAGCACTATAAACCTCATAGCCTTTGTAGAAAAGATTATAAAGGAGTTTGAACTACAGGGCGGGCGTATACTGATCCCTACCAAAATCGTGACTATTTTTATCGCAATGGTTGAGGGCTTGCTCAACCGCTACCGGTCGCCTGATAATTTGTATTATTCCAACCCTGACCAGCTTGAGATGCTTGTCGGCAAGATCATATCAGCCCTTAAAGAACAGGGATATCTTCCTGCCTTTGTCGATAACATGCTTGATTTTGATAAAAAAAGACGTACCACCATCTACAAAGAAATTAACAGCCTCAAATCACATGTACATTCATGAATCTTCCGTTCAAAACAGACTACTGAACCGCCTGCACGACCTCTGTCCGTCAGGTAAGCAATCCTGCAAAGTTTCCCGCTACACCAACTTAGCGTTTTATTACCAATAAAAGGCCATATAGTCCAAGATTTGTTGTCCGAAAAGGTGTTTAATTAATAAAATAAAAGGATTATCATAATACAGAGCGCTTATTTATGACGGTAAAGATTAAGGATTTAGATTTATGCTACATAATAATTTGGTGCTTTGATTTAGGGTAATCAACCTCTGACAATACGAACTAAATGATATTGTCAGAAAATGCATTAAAACCAAAAGGGAGGTTTGTTATGAAAAAGATTTTAGCAATAAGCACTTTATTTTTTGTTATGTTTTTTCTGACCACGAACGTTGGTCTGACACAAGGGACTTCGAAAATTGCAAAAGAACCTTATATAATCGGTGGAATCTTTCCGTTAACAGGGGGTTTATCATGGCTGGGAGTATACAAAAAGAAGGGGGCTGACCTCAAGGTGGAGTTGATTAACAAGGCTGGCGGCATCAATGGTCACCCGCTGGAGTTGATTTCCTATGATGACCAGTCGTCTCCTGAACAGGCGGCCAAGGTAGCTCAAAGACTGATATCCAAGGATAAAGCCATTGCTATAATAGGTACAGCAAGTGTGCCGGTCTCCGGTGCAGTTGCCTCCCTTGGCAACAAGTATAAGATCCCTGTCATCATAGGATCAGGCTACTCGGTAGACCCTGAGAAGGATAAGTTTATTTTTAATTCAGCCCACAAAACCGATTTTGCATGCGCGCGCCCTTTTCAGTACTTTAAGGGACAGGGAATCACAAAGGTAGCGCTTCTGATGCCCATAGGTTCTCTCGGTGAATTGGGAAGTAATCTGGCAAGGAAATATGCTCCTATGTATGGCATAACCATTATTGGCGAAGAAAAATTTGATATAAAAGCCCCCGATGTAACATCGCAGCTTGCCAAACTGCGCACGCTTAACCCGCAGGCAATCTTCTCCTTTTGTACAGGCGAGCCGGCAGCCCTTGTGGCGAGAAATATGTCACAGATGAATATGAATATTCCTTTGCTCGTGTCCCATGGCAATGCAAACCCGGGATTCCTTAAACTTGTATCCAACCTGACCATTCCTGTTATCGTGCCTGCAGGCAGAGCCGCAGCGCCCGAAGAGGTCCCGGATAATGATCCTTGCAAGAAAGTTGTAGTGGAGTTCAGCAAAGCCCATATGCAAAAGTACGGCGAACCGGCCAATTATTATTCAGCAGAAATGGTGGACGCCATTGACCTGATTGCAGCCGCTTTGAAGACTGCCGGATCTTCGGACGGAGAGAAGCTACGCGATGCCATTGAAAAAACTAAAGGCTTTGTCGGGATGCAGGGGATTTATAATTTTTCGCCAACCGACCACCATGGCACTGTCCTCGATGATATGATGGTTCTTGGAATAAAGAATGGGAAATGGATTGTGCTCCTTAAGTAAAGAGAAGCTTCTTAATGTCACATACAGGGAACATCAAATATTTTCAGGGGCAGGGATACATAAATGGGTGACATTTCACATCTCGTTCAGTTTTTCTTTAGTGGACTTACCACGGGTAGCATTTACGCCCTGATAGCTGTCAGCCTGGTAATTGTTTACAAGGTGTCGCAGTTAATCTGCTTCTCCCAGGGAGAGTTTTTTATTTTCGGGGCTCTAACCATGGTTACACTCACGTCCAAAGGGATCCCGATGCCCCTTGCTTTTGTCCTCTCCATTCTTATTACTATGGCCATCGGGGCGCTTATTCAACAGGCACTGATACGACCGATTCAGGGTTCCTCCATCGGGGCATTAATTGTTATGACAATCGCCATTTCCCTTGCGCTAAGAGGGTTGGCAATGTTGATTTGGGGCAGGGAATCACATATTCTCCGTCCATTCACGCAAGGTGCGCCACTACAGATCTTTGGTGCAACTCTTCAACTACAGGTATTCTGGATTGTCGGGATAACCGCCGTTATTCTGCTCCTTATATGGCTTTTTTTTGAAAAAACCTCTTTTGGAATAGCCATGCGGGCATGTGCGGAAAATCCCCTTGGGGCAAGCCTGATGGGCATTAGTGTCCAGAAGGCTGCGCTTTTTGCATGGGCATGGGGGTCCGGAATAGGGGCGTTGGCTGGTATTGCCGTTGCCCCTCTTATGTTCATGCAATATACCAGCGGGGTAATGCCCATGGTGAAGGGATTTATCGCTATGTCCATAGGGGGCTTGAGCAGCATTGTAGGATCTGTGATTGCCGGTCTCCTGCTCGGCATCATCGAGTCATATACAATAGGGGTTATTTCTTCCAAATTTTCTGATACCATTGTTTTCGCATTGCTGATGGTGGTTCTTATAGCGAGACCAAACGGGCTTTTCAGTAAATCATAGGCAGATATGATATGGAAAAAATAAGAAAAGCCTGGTGGTTGATCCCTGTAGTTCTTATTATTTTATATCCCGTAACCATTGGTGGAAAATCGGCTTACTGGAGCGGTATACTTGTTTTTGCCGGCATCTATGTTATTTTAGCGGTGGGCCTTGATTTGCTGATGGGCTTTACAGGCCAGATATCTGTTGGCCATGCGGCTTTTTTTGCGGTGGGCGCTTATACATCTGCTGTTCTGACGGTTAAATATGGTTTTTCACCTCTCCTTGCCATGTTTGTTGGTATGCTTTTAAGCGGAACCCTCGCATGGATGATTGGAAAACCTGTCCTGGCTCTGAAAGAGTACTACCTTGCTATGGCAACTCTTGCTTTTAACGAAATCATTATTACGCTTATTGTCGGTTTCGAAAACATAACCGGCGGCGCCTCGGGACTTCGCGACATTCCACCATTCAGCATATTCGGACTTGTTCTTGATAACCACCTCCATTACTATTACTTTGTGTGGGCAGTTGTTCTCATAGTTATTGCGTGCTCTGTACTCATTATACGTTCACCCTTCGGCAGAACTCTGGTCGCTATTCACAGCGACGAGGTAGCAGCGAGCACTTTCGGGGTTGATTGTGCGAAATATAAGACCCGCGTCTTTGTGCTTGCTAATGTTTTTGCTTCAATTGCAGGTTCTCTGTTTGCACATTACATGGGATTTATTGCTCCCGATGATTTTGGTGTTTCAACCTCTGTCAATATTCTTGTTATGCTTTTTCTGGGCGGGATAGGGACTATATATGGTCCAATTCTGGGGGCTATCTTCCTGAAGCTTCTTCCGGAGATAACCTATTTGGTACAGGATTATGAATTATTGCTGAACGGCGTTATCCTTATCATTGTCCTTGTTTTTATGCCGAAGGGCATGTATGGCATCTTCATGACGTTGAGAAACAGGATTTTTGCAAGGGTAGGTAAATGATAGAACAGGATGGTACGATTTTAAAAGTTGTTGATGTGCAAAAGAGTTTCGAAGGGGTACATGCAGTTGATCATGTGAGCTTCAGCATAAAAGAAGGCCAAATCAAGGCATTGATAGGACCCAACGGGGCCGGGAAAACTACGCTCCTCAATGCGATAAACGGCATAATACCTCCTGACAGCGGTCACATATTTTTACTCGGTCAAAACCTGGTGGGACTTAGAACTGACAAGATTGCTTTTCTCGGCCTTTCAAGGACCTTTCAGCTTGTGAGAATGTTTACTATAAATAACGCTACAGTTCTTGATAATGTTATGTTAGGCGCACATATGAGATTGA harbors:
- a CDS encoding branched-chain amino acid ABC transporter permease — its product is MGDISHLVQFFFSGLTTGSIYALIAVSLVIVYKVSQLICFSQGEFFIFGALTMVTLTSKGIPMPLAFVLSILITMAIGALIQQALIRPIQGSSIGALIVMTIAISLALRGLAMLIWGRESHILRPFTQGAPLQIFGATLQLQVFWIVGITAVILLLIWLFFEKTSFGIAMRACAENPLGASLMGISVQKAALFAWAWGSGIGALAGIAVAPLMFMQYTSGVMPMVKGFIAMSIGGLSSIVGSVIAGLLLGIIESYTIGVISSKFSDTIVFALLMVVLIARPNGLFSKS
- a CDS encoding ABC transporter substrate-binding protein, with the protein product MKKILAISTLFFVMFFLTTNVGLTQGTSKIAKEPYIIGGIFPLTGGLSWLGVYKKKGADLKVELINKAGGINGHPLELISYDDQSSPEQAAKVAQRLISKDKAIAIIGTASVPVSGAVASLGNKYKIPVIIGSGYSVDPEKDKFIFNSAHKTDFACARPFQYFKGQGITKVALLMPIGSLGELGSNLARKYAPMYGITIIGEEKFDIKAPDVTSQLAKLRTLNPQAIFSFCTGEPAALVARNMSQMNMNIPLLVSHGNANPGFLKLVSNLTIPVIVPAGRAAAPEEVPDNDPCKKVVVEFSKAHMQKYGEPANYYSAEMVDAIDLIAAALKTAGSSDGEKLRDAIEKTKGFVGMQGIYNFSPTDHHGTVLDDMMVLGIKNGKWIVLLK
- a CDS encoding branched-chain amino acid ABC transporter permease, giving the protein MEKIRKAWWLIPVVLIILYPVTIGGKSAYWSGILVFAGIYVILAVGLDLLMGFTGQISVGHAAFFAVGAYTSAVLTVKYGFSPLLAMFVGMLLSGTLAWMIGKPVLALKEYYLAMATLAFNEIIITLIVGFENITGGASGLRDIPPFSIFGLVLDNHLHYYYFVWAVVLIVIACSVLIIRSPFGRTLVAIHSDEVAASTFGVDCAKYKTRVFVLANVFASIAGSLFAHYMGFIAPDDFGVSTSVNILVMLFLGGIGTIYGPILGAIFLKLLPEITYLVQDYELLLNGVILIIVLVFMPKGMYGIFMTLRNRIFARVGK
- a CDS encoding helix-turn-helix domain-containing protein, with translation MKKELFEELVESVKQGGVILKSTIEASRSTEIPDSEVRSIRERYGLSQDKFASLLGISVATLRNWEQGRRRPEGPARVLLRVAAEHPEVILRSAKHEKVTKLA